A part of Aegilops tauschii subsp. strangulata cultivar AL8/78 chromosome 2, Aet v6.0, whole genome shotgun sequence genomic DNA contains:
- the LOC109769495 gene encoding multifunctional methyltransferase subunit TRM112 homolog A, producing MRLLTHNFLASNVKGVSTGYPLALEVAKTSIKEVELNVDFLRGILPKIDWRALFAATSAAGFPELLAAEQPPEAELFAEGAADVEGSAIRRLHHALLEIHVEEGTLVCPDSGRSFPILKGVPNMLLHEDEVRH from the coding sequence ATGAGGCTCCTCACGCACAACTTCCTGGCGTCGAACGTGAAGGGCGTGAGCACGGGCTACCCGCTCGCGCTGGAGGTCGCCAAGACGTCCATCAAGGAGGTGGAGCTCaacgtcgacttcctccgcgggATCCTTCCCAAGATCGACTGGCGGGCGCTCTTcgccgccaccagcgccgcgggGTTCCCGGAGCTCCTCGCCGCAGAGCAGCCGCCCGAGGCGGAGCTCTTCGCCGAGGGCGCCGCGGACGTCGAAGGCAGCGCGATCCGCCGCCTCCACCACGCGCTCCTCGAGATCCACGTCGAGGAGGGCACCCTCGTCTGCCCCGACAGCGGCCGCTCCTTCCCCATCCTGAAGGGCGTCCCCAATATGCTTCTCCATGAGGACGAGGTGCGGCACTGA